A DNA window from Taeniopygia guttata chromosome 8, bTaeGut7.mat, whole genome shotgun sequence contains the following coding sequences:
- the ODF2L gene encoding protein BCAP isoform X15, protein MASSSKASFSLPVHDCTAPSLDFDLQEKFILHTLEGKIRVSPGETGKLCSLTQPDKKDCHRTTKAIQDEKYFTELSKESDSLEHQVRKHLNSKNIDTWMQELCESEIQNTNLRKKILEREKQIKELSSMLQCEKIKVQKGDYLSRSVKEVQAHLQHQIERKEAENYELKVKIQTLENKIAEWKHQIVEYKGQKLALKERSEQKKIVLEKAKRFQKQRAQHLEEAVKDVTSKIKEHEVKLHEILSASDVWKNQHDRIVEEKTMLEVQIEALEKQIRDLMEDMEKREEWRRNSEEEILGKLNSLNSENEKIYLENKKLKASLAMLEKSTMSVEYELLHMQEEAKLQENLVEHHKYEVQKNQIAVEELKSRCETVLNENKKITENKCLEADKLRHKMEAELKELKHVCDLLKAAEENQQKLLAWERICAEKFKTLRELELQVVRTC, encoded by the exons ggaaaaataCGTGTGTCACCTGGAGAAACAGGAAAACTGTGTTCACTGACTCAGCCAGATAAAAAGGATTGTCACAGAACTACAAAAGCCATCCAAGATGAGAAGTATTTTACTGAGCTGAGCAAAGAATCTGACAGTCTAGAACACCAAGTAAGAAAACAT TTAAACAGTAAAAACATTGACACTTGGATGCAGGAGCTATGTGAAAGTGAAATTCAGAATACT AATCTCAGGAAGAAAATACTTGAAAGGGAGAAACAGATTAAAGAACTTTCATCCATGCTCCAGTGTGAAAAA ATCAAGGTACAGAAAGGGGACTACCTGTCAAGATCAGTAAAGGAAGTACAAGCTCACCTGCAGCATCAGattgaaagaaaagaagcagaaaattatgaattaaaagtgaaaatacag ActctagaaaataaaatagcagagTGGAAACATCAAATTGTTGAATACAAGGGCCAGAAGTTAGCCTTAAAGGAAAGAAGTGAGCAAAAGAAGATAGttctggaaaaagcaaaaaggtTCCAGAAACAAAGAGCTCAACACTTAGAAGAAGCTGTGAAAGATGTAACCtctaaaataaaagaacat GAAGTCAAACTGCATGAGATACTGTCAGCCTCTGATGTCTGGAAAAACCAGCACGATAGAATAGTTGAAGAAAAGACAATGCTAGAAGTTCAAATTGAAGCTCTTGAGAA GCAGATCAGAGACCTGATGGAAGACatggaaaaaagggaggaatgGAGAAGAAACTCAGAAGAGGAAATTCTTGGAAAGCTAAATTCTCTTAactctgaaaatgaaaagatttaccttgaaaacaaaaaattaaag GCTTCCCTTGCTATGTTGGAGAAAAGTACAATGTCTGTTGAGTATGAGTTGCTACATATGCAAGAAGAAgcaaagctgcaggaaaacctTGTAGAACACCATAAATATGAG gtacaaaaaaaccaaattgcaGTGGAAGAATTGAAATCCAGATGTGAAACAGtcttaaatgaaaacaaaaaaataacagaaaacaaatgctTAGAAGCAGATAAG TTGAGGCACAAAATGGAGGCCGAGTTAAAGGAGTTAAAACACGTTTGTGACTTGCTGAAAGCAGCTGAGGAAAACCAGCAAAAGCTTCTGGCCTGGGAAAGGATCTGTGCAGAGAAATTCAAAACCCTCAGGGAGCTGGAGCTTCAGGTGGTTAGAACATGCTGA